The window TCTCTGCTATATTGGGGCATCTAATATCATCAACTTCTATATCCGAACTGCAATTTAACGTGTCGCCATTAGTCAGGAGAATTAAACAACGAAATCTCTTAGATTGGTTAAAAAAGTACAAATTTTGAACTTAAAGTGCTGAACGATCTCGCCTACACTTTCCAAGAGACAGATTCCTTAGTAAAATTATTGCACAGTAGTTAACAACTTGACACCCCCATATCAGATTGAAAACTGACAAAACAGTAAGAAATTTATAGATACTGAGTCCCAAAAACCAATAAACTCAATCCAACTAAGTCACGATTAACAAAAACCAATAGAAGTTCAAGGAGCAAGgctattataaataaagatatagcattcacaattcacaaatcataaaaccacaaaaaaaaaatctgaaaagactaacaagagaaaaCCACGAAACATATGACAGTAAAACATGGAACAAAATTGAAGTtctgaaaataacaaaacatgATAGACACACCAGACATCAGCTCCAATTTCTTCCATTTCGCCCATCAATCTGGAATTGAAAGCACAAAGATTTGAACTTTCCGATTCGACTCTTCTGGGTACCctcttttttattctctcttctTACTGGCGAATTCGGCGAAGAGGGTGAGAACAGGAAAAAAAGGTTTTAGCTTTTACGACCCAATAATGTTCGAAATTCGATGAGCCTAAGGGAGAGAAGACAATTTTAATTGAAAGTGTGGCATTCAATGTGAAGATACTCTGCGTTAGGCGTATTTTATGTAGAATGCACCTCACCTTACCTCTCCATCAGTCAAACTTTTATTCCATTTCTGTCTTTCGCATTTTCTGAACTAAATCCACGGGCgtactttaattaattatttttaaaataactggAATTGAACTTTGATAGTTTTTTCTTTAAGTTTAAAGTTTTTCTATATACAaatcaaaataactttttagatatttttttaatttcttatctcttttattttttatctttgtttttaaattaaattttaataatattttttaaattatcaataattaaaaataaatttatttcacagtataaattatttatcataaatataaaatataatttatatattaagaacATTTAATTCAACCATACATTTTGAAATATgattatctaataaaaaaacagattttttttctttcgataCTCTAACATAAAGATTGTTATAATTTATAGCCATATGATCAAAATTACTATTAACTTTTACAATAAAGccacatcaaatatttttttaggtcaCTATATatgctattattttaaaatatttattaattttattgatgattaatttttgttaaaatttcaaaaaattgggCTACTTTTGTGAGCTGTctcttaatgatttttttttctatacttaAATTTGATACATTAGAAAATCTGAACTCAATCTTACACTTTTACTCgtccaattatatatatatatatatatatatatatatatatatatatatatatatatatatatataattatcattctAGGTAGTAAAAAAAGTTTTCACTAGATACACTcacacattaattattaatgacaaAGTATAATTggcttgataaaaaatattaatgaaaatattcaatattaccttttttatgtttgtattaattattactttaaaGCAACATTAGAAACATTTAAATATactgttaaatatttattatcaaatataaatttgataaattaaaattttggttcTTCTTTATTTCATGATGCACAGTTTTGATCCcttattcatttttcttgcattttttccctcaaaatttcaaaaaatctaTAACTTAGAATCAGTGGCGGATCCAAAAAATTGTTTAGTggagtaaaaaataattcataatatttaatataaaatattataaatttttacaaaatatataatcttatgatattttttttaaaatgcctAAATTTCTATAAATTGCGAACGCCTTGTGCACATATCAATGTATTTTCTCCTTTGTCGATCCcttataactttttactttcatttaaaaaaaacacagggGTAACACCTAATTTTAATGGGggcattttattattaaagatgTCTAAGTAAAAAAATTGCTTGTGGGGCCAATTGCCCCAATAGAAGTGTGAGTACATCCACCAACACTTTGATCCAATTCTCaattttatatacatttatatgttttaatttttatattttaattaactaaattatttacTAATGACACCTTAAATTAATAAGTTAGGTTTaagatttaattgaaaaaaaaataaacatttttaaaattgaggattgaattaaaattatttttaaaatactgagactaaaattaacaaataataaggagaacaaaatcatcaattataaattaaatggaaccaaaaatataatttaacttataaattttcttatataaaattataatattaagtattaaatttatttggcaataatattaataattaattattacgtGAGGTGATGTGAGTGTGTCTTTAattctagaaagaaaaaaatcatttaaaacgGAAAACACAGAGTAGAGActatataaagtttttttcttatgttgttAGATGTAATCATCACATGATCAAATgcatttaaatgtgtttttttttaccctGTTTACATACATCtaagtattaaaatttcatatgttaaaacttaaataaaaagtatagaCTAAtataaaaagatgaagaaaaaaacacaatcaactcgtataattttaaatacatttattaattacatttttaatattgtaaatattttttgtaaatttattttaaataaatttaaaaataatttaaaatgtattaaatatttttaattaaggttATGTTTGGTAAAATTAGCTGAAAAGAtggttaaaaattgaaaaattaacttattaaattataagtgtttggtaaaattaattattaaagtagttaaaaaatgtaaaatgatagaaaaataattaaatcataatttattttaaaaaataacaagaaaaagaaataaatatatcaagaataaaaatgaaataaaatataaaaagttaaaagtttgtattttaaaaaacactaaaaactatttaaaaaaacttgtttattgAATACTCAAATAAACTTttcaattagtaaaaaaaattaaaagccaATTAAAATACCTAACCGAAAATagcctaaattaaaaaaaaaatactatattaaaCTTACAATAGCCCGTATAATGGCACCTCCCAAcaaaagtttttgttttattttacttattaaacACAAATGACTTTCCCAAttggtgtgacaccctctacccctcacatatatactaataaggaataaaaaaattcaaatattaattaaaagtatttttaaaacattttttttaaacaagtctttcaaaggggaaaaaggctcacattcattttcttctacatcatattcaaacttgtccaaataaataataaagtattctcgactcaacaaggttgtctaagcttcatacaattaatataaaacctatatcctaatgtcacatcctatcagagcgttgtgttctcgtgtcctctagcatgaggttcttcatagtcatccacctattcatctgctcccccgaacacaagttcaagatcatcacaggatccaaacacaacaacatacagggagtgagttatcacattcctagctaatagagaaacaagacaattaaatatacatattatacaaatgagataccacttgcttaaacatagctcacgtaacttcaccacttcgtcattcaaaattcacttttcaattatcaatcatattacacaagaatctcacacttcgatcaagatataataacacatcaattagcaagcatatgcaatagttatgctaagactcaatcctatatgcaatgtggtaccatgtcagtgaaaaaccaccctggggcgcttaggagtacataacaagacacaccacaccatgggtttgtcaggtcactctcactaagtaagatcatagggaggtcacgatgttttgcgagaatgctccaaccatatgagatcagcataggcttaaaggagcactcaaacccggtgacccccaaggcctacactccgaagagtccgtcagggcctctccctcctgattcaggtccaacccctaaaataattttttgcatgcagacactactcatgaattatacaacacccacgaccttacactcgtgttttaaacacgttcaacacaattgcgctacgatttaacactggttcctaaataggaaacctacattttctctttaacactgcgcatcaacgcttttctcaagataacactggtcgggttattgtacaattcatagcttacaacacaagtaatttcacatcaagtgttaactacacacttatccacaactagaactcattcacaatttcacatctcatagtgtgacaatccaccatcacatgtttacatgtatctcacaaattaacacatgttcaactttacacttatactcaatctcaataacaatattataatctcaaagtaacatattattctacaattcatcacatactcacaatttgaatcatcatttcatatcctcaatataacaatttatataaaagaccatcacaacatgaggactaaaacccctcaaataatattacacaattatatcaaaatcataggtcaaaacatacaaatatcaagagcacaatttatcaaacaatcttcattaggacatcaatattttatttataatcataaaggaaaaaaaattgtaatttaacaaacatcccaaaataaaaccccaatttaatcctctaaggatccctacacatgttctcactaatccccaattgtgaataactcatcccttacctttgagcggactcacgtgtcttcagccagcgatagcaacatctctagcggttccataaaattctttcaattattcctCTGACtactccgatagaattcccaaacgtcatagagacggagaagagattgaaacctccacttatactgtcttcatgcgtttcctttttcttccttcacgaATAttgtctcgcaaatcccaacggtggaagcgtgcggaattgaatttcgaacaacatatccaaatttcatgaaaatccaacggctaACGAaatcgggatcgtagttttatcgagacagttttgggtttctgcgggaaattaaaatgctacaatgaGAAGGGCTTTTCTCTAAGCTctgaaattattttgaaatttccaacggtgagaatgttcggaattgggttgcgaacatgatactcaaatttcacgacgatccaacggtgaacgagttCGAGATTGTCGTTTTACTGAAACAGGTTTGGTGGGTTGCGAGAAGAAGAAatggttttgagaggagaagaggaaaaacgaaaatgaagccaaaaggaggcagctaacttaacataactatttatacctagggtactcaacctattatttgctctatatttatttatttatttgtttatcaaGCACTCCTTAGATAGCATGTGCTTAGATAAGCATTGTTATTATTATCTCTTTTCTCAATTATattacaataatattaaaaagtaattaataaacatGATGTTAAATTATCTGTGAAActtatttaacaattttttttaaaaaattattggattAAAGAAAATAGATGCTTATgttgtaaaaagtaaaaaaaaaaggaaattataaattaaagatgCTTATTTAAGGGTGTTCGTGGGGTAGTTTTGCATGATTTTGgcttaaaattaatcaaaaaaataaaattaagtacaatattttatgatttggtTTATTTCGATTTTTGCGATTTAAAAATTCTgctaacaaatattaaaaaaagacttaaaaaatttattattaattagacaaaatttgaataataaataatttaacaatcaattatataattgaataataaaaatttcaacaattgaatttaaagtaaaacaataattattttcaagttgaataatacttaaataataaccattcaacttaaaaataaaaataatataatatatactttcaagtttcaacgaacttaacaataaaataataaaataacattcatAATATATACTTTCAACATAGAaacttagaaaataaatatctaaacacaaaatattaattacaataataattttaagagaTATTCACGATAAATAttagttcaatttttatgtgtcaaactacaaatcaaatcaaacaatgcaatttgaaaaataaaaaaaccaaataaaaccaatgatcattggtttttctttgattttcagtttttttatcaactttcaATTTTACACCTGATTTGATTCTGAATACACTTACCTCTAACACATTAGTAAATAGTAAGATACTACTAGCTTATAAGGTAGGTAGACAAATGGACGTTAAGATTGATAGACTGTCATTTTCTGtgcattgttttcttttttggtgattttacattctttttctttacttaaaTTTGAGGAATAACACATCTGCAAGTCTCTAAACTTTTACTTAAACTTTAATTAGGTCCTAGACTGTAAAACTTTATAATTGAATCCTttgtctttttcaatttttgtaacCAGGCGATAGTCACTTATGCTTATGTTTAGTCAATCCTTGGTTTGTTGTACTACCATGGAACATAACTTGAAATATATTTCCCCAATAATCCAATTTAGGATTTCAGAAACCCACATTGTCTTCCTTTGTGAAACATCTTTCACAGTTCGccttcatcttcttcatatCCTTCTCCATTCGCTTGCAGCTAATTCTGTTCACcttcttcatttctttcatgGTCGTCAAAGATTTTCAGCCAGGAAAAATGACTGATGGATTTACATCATTGAAATTCTTGCACACATTTCAGAGGCACAAGCTAAAGCATTCATAATTAGTATACCATAAAAGGGTATAAAGCATTCAGAATTAGTAAACCATCTAAGGACAAGCTTGGTGTTTGAATGAGTATTCAGAATTAGCATTCAGAAGCACAAGCTAAAGCACTTAGAATTACTAAAGACATATGAAACGATCcggaaattgatttttaaacccTAAACGTACCCAAATTGACAGAATCCCCCAAAACATAAGAAACGGTTCCAACAAAGTGAAATACAGtacaacacaaacaacaaacttGGTATTTCAATGAGCAATCAGAAACCAAACGCGAAAACTTCATGAacataaatataacaattttattGTACGATTGAATGAGGTATGCACGAAGTTTAACAATTTTAATCCACACAGTAGTGCAATTTTTTTGTTCACACTATTACGTGGTCATCTCACATCATTACAAtgtataagataattattaccTTAATCTAACCTGCATATGATgggataaatataaatatatagtaaaTGGAAACAaacatcaatatattttatcttgacCTAACTGTTTCTCCTTTCATGGCGAGAGACAAAGCAGAAAGATTGGCCTCATTCTCCACATGCACACCAGGCATGACCACAGCTCTACTTCCCACAAACCCATCTTCACCAATTTTGATTCCCCCAAACTTCACCATTCCACCTTCATCACCTTCATATATGTGTCCAAATAGCAATGCCTCTCTTCCCACACAACCCCCTCTCTCAATCGTCACCATTTCAGGGTTCAACATAGCCCCGGTGCTGTCCACGTAGGCCCCACCACCATCCATGTCTATGTCCGCACCCATCAACTTCATCCACATCACAAACAAAAACGACCCACTTGCCATGTCCATGAAATAATCCCCAACCAAGGTTCTAATCGCTTGCCACGTGCTATCCATGATTACCCTTTTGCTCCATAAGGGCAcggtttcaccctctttttttcttcccacGAGAACCCATTTGGTCACAACACATGCCAGTGCAGCCATGACACCCGAGACAACCCAAAACAAAGGAAAGAACCATTGCACTTGGAGTTTCTCAACGTTCTTAAGGTTAACAAGAAAGTTCAAAGGAGCAAAAACTGCTAAACCCATCACCGTGTAAGGCAAAACAGTTTGCAGCAACGGTTGAGTGAAAAGTGCTGAGAATGTCTGGTACCAGGTTCTTGTCAAGGTTAAGGTTGTTGTAACTTTCTTTGTCGTCTCCTTTTTGGGCAATGCTGCTGCCACGGGACAGCAAGACAAGTCTACCTTAACGTTAGATTGCTCTACGAGGTTCCTCCAAGATTCTGGGAGTGGCTGTCTGTTACGAACGTGCTGGCAAATCTCATAGATCAATGAACGGCCATGATCAATTGAAGCACTTTGGGTGTTGGAAGTAGCAGGGATCACATCCAACTCATGGCTTTTGAGATAAGGGTTAAATTCAAGCCTATCTGATTCTTCCGTAGAGAGATTCTCATTGATGTTTACCTCTCCAACATCAATGTAAGGGaactcattttcatcccatggtTTGGTGCAGTCCAGTGCAATGTCACGTGCGGCTTCATCTTCTGGCACTGCTCGGAGTTGCAATTGAAACACATAACAAACTCCACCAGGAGAATTCACACGGCGTTGAAAATCTTGAGCAAGGAAAAGCAAAGGACGTGTGTCCTTTTCATCCCTAGGAATTGCACCCGTTTCTGGTGGAAGAATCCCAGTTGGTACAACCTTACCTGTGTCCTCACTAATGCTTGTGTCAATAGGTCTTAGCTTAAACTTCACGTACATTTCTTGTCCATCAGTGAAGCGCATAAGCCTGCAAATGTTTGAATAGTAGTGCAATTCAGCGTATGAGTTTGCATGTCTAAGGGAATTCCACACTGCATCACGAACATGTGGGGTGCGCTTAACAAGTTCCTCCCTCGCTGGAAGTCCACACACAAGCCAGGTTGCAAAATCAGCAAGAGTGCGAGCATAAAATGCGTTGCCAGTTTTTAGTGTCAGGTCAATGAGGGAAGCATGCTGCAGGTTATTAGAATCTGGTGATTCATCAGAAAGAATCCTCAAAGCTGCACCACGTGCATCAATCCTTGCATCATCATCAGCACTCAAGCTATTACTGTGTCTTAACATGATAGGGTAGCTTTTTCCAGGGTAAAAAATCTTGTGTAGTGGAATATTGCCATCAAGTTTGTCATAGATTTTCAAGTGTCCCTTTCCACTAACACCAATGCGGTGGAAATATCTTGCTTTGACATTAATAGTAGTGACGGCTAAATTTGCAGCCATGTTTGCAACTACTTTTTTGTACTCCATGTCCATCTCCTCTATCCTTTCATCTAAATGATACGAAGAGTTTCTGGTTGCAACTCGGGTTTGAGATCCGATATACACGCTACCCTCATGGAGGATAGAATTCATTGGAGCAACTGAAAGTGCACCTAGAATGACATTCTTTTCTACAACAGA of the Glycine max cultivar Williams 82 chromosome 13, Glycine_max_v4.0, whole genome shotgun sequence genome contains:
- the LOC102669900 gene encoding linolenate 9R-lipoxygenase produces the protein MYHFLGIYLTGFLSSLASAIAYILYIRLFQIPASFQHFSFLCVCGAFHWIPFTVVAYATMFSDVPSNPIAFTISFTSAYLLHGLILTSLTCALTRLLKFNQNQTHFKTWLRHQLTISCHHRFAKLLSGTEAFCLYLRLLGAKIGKHCSIRAINPVSNPELMSIGDGVHLGDFSKIITGFHYSNGYACGKVEVQDNSVVGSQSLILPGSVVEKNVILGALSVAPMNSILHEGSVYIGSQTRVATRNSSYHLDERIEEMDMEYKKVVANMAANLAVTTINVKARYFHRIGVSGKGHLKIYDKLDGNIPLHKIFYPGKSYPIMLRHSNSLSADDDARIDARGAALRILSDESPDSNNLQHASLIDLTLKTGNAFYARTLADFATWLVCGLPAREELVKRTPHVRDAVWNSLRHANSYAELHYYSNICRLMRFTDGQEMYVKFKLRPIDTSISEDTGKVVPTGILPPETGAIPRDEKDTRPLLFLAQDFQRRVNSPGGVCYVFQLQLRAVPEDEAARDIALDCTKPWDENEFPYIDVGEVNINENLSTEESDRLEFNPYLKSHELDVIPATSNTQSASIDHGRSLIYEICQHVRNRQPLPESWRNLVEQSNVKVDLSCCPVAAALPKKETTKKVTTTLTLTRTWIKIGEDGFVGSRAVVMPGVHVENEANLSALSLAMKGETVRSR